A window from Flavobacterium sp. 83 encodes these proteins:
- the bglX gene encoding beta-glucosidase BglX produces the protein MKNTFVYTSFAIITITIFSCSKKINQPLSAFSKENVLERRADSVLKLMTLAEKVGQLNQYNGFWDITGPSPKEGQAAKKYDDLKKGLVGSMLNVKGVKDVKALQKIAVEGTRLGIPLLFGFDVIHGYKTISPIPLAESASWDMEAIRKSAAIAAEEAAAVGLNWTFAPMVDIARDARWGRVMEGAGEDPYLGSKIAVARVKGFQGDDLAATNTILACAKHFAGYAFAEAGRDYNTVDVSETTLQNTIFPPFKAAVDAGVRTFMNSFNELNGIPATGSPYLQRQILKGDWKFDGFVVSDWGSINEMISHGYAKDSKQAAEIAINAGSDMDMESSAYVEHLVTLVKEGKVKEIVIDDAAKRILKVKFELGLFDNPYKYCDESREKETVGKAEFQQGVLDMAKKSIVLLKNEKELLPLKKTGQKIALIGALANDKTSPLGSWRIAADDNSAVSVLEGLQKYKGNQLTYAKGADVAVGRTQFIWKTKINMTDKSGFAEAIAVAKKADVVVMVLGEHGLQSGEGRSRADLGLPGVQQELLEAIYTVNPNIVLVLNNGRPLAIPWADENIPAIVEAWQLGTQSGNAIAQVLYGDYNPSGKLPMTFPRNVGQVPIYYNYKNTGRPVMNEPESVFWSHYIDEKNTPLYPFGYGLSYSKFEYSDLKLSNSSFSKNGKIEVSIKVKNAGKVSGKEVVQLYIRDLIGSITRPIKELKGFEMIELQPNEIKEVTFTIDEKTIEFFTAKLKWEAEPGDFNVFVGGSSAKTIQSNFQYSN, from the coding sequence ATGAAGAATACGTTTGTATATACATCGTTTGCAATTATAACCATTACTATTTTTAGTTGTAGTAAAAAAATTAACCAACCCTTAAGTGCTTTTTCTAAAGAAAATGTTTTGGAAAGAAGAGCTGATTCCGTTTTGAAGCTAATGACTTTAGCTGAAAAAGTAGGACAGCTTAACCAATACAATGGGTTTTGGGATATTACTGGACCATCTCCAAAAGAAGGTCAAGCAGCAAAAAAATATGATGACCTCAAAAAGGGATTAGTGGGTTCTATGCTTAATGTAAAGGGGGTTAAAGATGTAAAAGCGTTGCAAAAAATCGCTGTTGAAGGAACCCGATTGGGAATTCCTTTGCTTTTTGGTTTTGATGTCATTCATGGCTATAAAACCATCAGTCCAATTCCATTAGCAGAATCTGCAAGTTGGGACATGGAAGCGATTAGAAAATCCGCCGCAATTGCAGCCGAGGAAGCTGCCGCAGTTGGGTTAAATTGGACTTTTGCACCCATGGTTGATATTGCTCGCGATGCCCGTTGGGGAAGAGTTATGGAGGGTGCAGGTGAAGATCCATATTTAGGAAGTAAAATTGCAGTAGCCCGTGTAAAAGGTTTTCAAGGCGATGATTTAGCCGCTACTAATACTATTTTGGCTTGTGCCAAACATTTCGCAGGTTATGCTTTTGCGGAAGCAGGAAGAGATTACAATACAGTCGACGTGAGTGAAACTACTTTACAGAATACTATTTTTCCACCTTTTAAGGCAGCTGTTGATGCCGGAGTGCGGACTTTTATGAATTCCTTTAATGAATTGAATGGAATTCCCGCAACTGGAAGCCCTTATTTGCAAAGACAAATATTAAAAGGCGACTGGAAATTTGATGGTTTTGTTGTTTCGGACTGGGGTTCTATAAACGAAATGATTTCACACGGTTACGCTAAAGACAGCAAACAAGCAGCTGAAATAGCAATCAATGCTGGATCAGACATGGATATGGAATCCAGTGCTTATGTAGAGCATTTGGTTACATTGGTTAAGGAAGGAAAAGTAAAAGAAATTGTTATTGATGATGCTGCAAAAAGAATTTTGAAAGTAAAATTTGAGTTGGGGTTATTTGATAATCCATATAAATATTGTGATGAATCCCGCGAGAAAGAAACTGTTGGAAAAGCTGAATTCCAACAAGGTGTTTTGGATATGGCAAAAAAATCAATTGTCTTGCTAAAAAATGAAAAGGAATTACTTCCACTTAAAAAAACAGGGCAAAAAATCGCGTTAATTGGCGCATTAGCTAATGATAAAACTAGTCCATTAGGAAGTTGGAGAATAGCGGCCGACGATAATTCTGCCGTTTCAGTTCTGGAAGGATTGCAAAAGTATAAAGGAAACCAATTGACTTATGCAAAGGGAGCAGATGTAGCAGTAGGTAGAACACAATTTATTTGGAAGACTAAAATCAACATGACGGACAAGAGTGGTTTTGCAGAAGCAATTGCCGTTGCAAAAAAAGCCGATGTAGTGGTGATGGTACTTGGTGAACACGGATTACAATCCGGAGAAGGCAGGAGTAGAGCTGATTTAGGTTTGCCTGGTGTACAACAGGAATTATTAGAAGCTATTTATACTGTTAATCCTAATATTGTTTTGGTTTTAAATAATGGTCGTCCGTTAGCAATTCCATGGGCTGATGAAAATATTCCGGCTATTGTAGAAGCTTGGCAATTAGGAACGCAAAGCGGTAATGCCATTGCACAAGTTTTGTACGGAGATTATAATCCAAGCGGGAAATTACCAATGACTTTTCCTAGAAATGTGGGACAGGTTCCTATTTATTACAATTATAAAAATACGGGAAGACCAGTTATGAATGAACCAGAAAGTGTTTTTTGGTCACATTACATTGATGAAAAAAATACACCATTATATCCATTTGGTTACGGATTGAGTTACTCAAAATTCGAATATTCTGATTTGAAATTAAGCAATAGTTCTTTTTCGAAAAACGGAAAAATTGAAGTTTCAATTAAAGTAAAAAATGCAGGAAAGGTTTCAGGGAAAGAAGTGGTTCAATTGTATATTCGTGATTTAATTGGAAGTATAACGCGCCCGATTAAAGAACTTAAAGGCTTTGAAATGATAGAATTGCAGCCTAATGAAATTAAAGAAGTTACTTTTACGATTGATGAGAAAACAATTGAATTCTTTACTGCCAAATTAAAATGGGAGGCTGAACCAGGAGATTTTAATGTATTTGTAGGCGGAAGTTCCGCAAAAACTATTCAGAGTAATTTTCAATATTCTAATTAA
- a CDS encoding dihydroorotase family protein: MNIIIREAKIIDSKSPFHNKTVDILIVDGFIKKIGNSLPNLEKADELSLDNLHVSQGWFDSSVSLGEPGFEDRETISNGLNVAAKSGFTAIALQPNSFPIIDNQSQVNFVVNKAHGFATQLFPIGALTKGSEGKDMAELYDMKKAGAIAFGDYTKSLNNANLLKIALQYVQDFDGLVIAFAQDENIKGNGVANEGVVSTRLGLKGIPNLGEELQIARNLFLLEYTGGKLHIPTISTKKSVQLIKEAKANGLNVTCSVAVHNLVLTDEKLEEFDTRAKVSPPLRTETDRKALLKGIKDGTIDMITSDHNPIDIEHKKMEFDTAKNGTIGLESAFGALMTVLSLETVIEKLTSGKTTFGIDIQTINEGSKANITLFNPEPKGIFTKSSILSKSKNSAFLGTEIKGKVHGIVNQGQLILA, from the coding sequence ATGAATATAATCATCAGAGAAGCAAAAATTATCGATTCGAAAAGTCCTTTTCATAATAAGACAGTAGATATTTTAATTGTTGATGGTTTTATAAAAAAAATCGGAAATTCACTTCCAAATTTAGAAAAAGCGGATGAATTAAGTTTGGATAATTTACATGTATCCCAAGGCTGGTTTGACAGTAGTGTTTCGCTTGGAGAACCTGGTTTTGAAGACCGAGAAACAATTTCAAACGGACTTAATGTAGCTGCCAAAAGTGGTTTCACAGCAATTGCATTACAACCTAACTCCTTCCCTATTATTGACAATCAATCCCAAGTGAATTTTGTGGTAAACAAAGCACATGGATTTGCTACACAACTTTTCCCTATTGGTGCTTTGACAAAAGGAAGCGAAGGAAAAGATATGGCTGAATTGTATGACATGAAAAAAGCTGGTGCTATTGCTTTTGGAGATTATACTAAAAGTTTAAACAATGCTAATTTGCTGAAAATAGCCTTACAATACGTACAAGATTTTGATGGATTAGTTATTGCATTTGCTCAAGACGAAAACATAAAAGGAAATGGAGTAGCCAATGAAGGGGTTGTTTCTACCCGATTGGGTTTGAAAGGAATTCCAAATCTTGGGGAAGAATTACAAATTGCAAGAAATTTATTTCTATTAGAATACACCGGAGGAAAATTACACATTCCAACCATTTCAACTAAAAAATCAGTACAATTAATCAAAGAGGCTAAAGCAAATGGATTAAATGTAACGTGTAGTGTTGCTGTGCATAATTTGGTTTTAACGGATGAAAAGCTAGAAGAATTTGACACAAGAGCTAAAGTTTCACCACCATTAAGAACAGAAACGGATAGAAAAGCACTATTGAAAGGGATAAAAGACGGAACGATTGATATGATTACTTCTGACCACAATCCAATTGACATTGAACATAAAAAAATGGAGTTTGATACTGCTAAAAATGGCACAATCGGTTTAGAAAGCGCTTTTGGTGCTTTGATGACAGTACTATCGTTAGAAACTGTAATAGAGAAATTAACATCCGGAAAAACAACTTTTGGCATCGATATACAAACTATTAATGAAGGCTCAAAAGCGAACATTACCTTATTCAACCCGGAACCAAAAGGTATTTTTACTAAATCATCAATTCTATCTAAATCGAAAAACTCTGCTTTTCTGGGAACAGAAATTAAAGGAAAAGTTCATGGAATTGTAAATCAAGGACAACTAATTTTAGCTTAA
- the nth gene encoding endonuclease III, translating into MNKLERVTFVINTLKELYPTIPIPLDHKDPYTLLIAVLLSAQCTDVRVNQITPLLFAKADNPYDMIKMSVEEIKEIIRPCGLSPMKSKGIHGLSHILIDKHGGEVPQSFEFLEELPAVGHKTASVVMSQAFGVPAFPVDTHIHRLMYRWNLTNGKNVAQTEKDAKRIFPEELWNSLHLEIIWYGREYSPARGWDLEKDIITKTIGRKSVLDDYYKKHPVSK; encoded by the coding sequence ATGAATAAACTGGAACGTGTAACTTTTGTTATAAATACGTTAAAAGAATTGTATCCAACGATTCCTATTCCGTTAGACCATAAAGATCCTTATACTTTACTGATAGCCGTTTTGCTTTCGGCACAATGCACTGATGTTCGCGTGAATCAAATTACGCCATTGCTTTTTGCAAAAGCTGATAATCCGTATGATATGATTAAAATGTCAGTGGAAGAAATAAAGGAAATTATACGTCCTTGTGGCTTATCGCCAATGAAATCAAAGGGAATTCATGGTTTATCCCATATTCTGATTGATAAACACGGTGGGGAAGTACCACAAAGTTTTGAATTTTTAGAAGAATTACCGGCTGTAGGACATAAAACGGCAAGTGTGGTTATGTCTCAGGCTTTTGGTGTTCCAGCTTTTCCTGTTGATACGCACATTCATCGATTAATGTATCGATGGAATTTGACTAATGGAAAAAATGTAGCTCAAACGGAAAAAGATGCTAAACGTATTTTTCCAGAGGAATTATGGAATAGTCTGCACTTAGAAATCATTTGGTATGGACGGGAATATTCGCCAGCGCGTGGTTGGGATTTAGAGAAAGATATAATCACCAAAACGATTGGAAGAAAATCAGTTTTAGACGATTATTATAAAAAGCATCCCGTTTCTAAATAA
- the bcp gene encoding thioredoxin-dependent thiol peroxidase — protein MTTLKKGDKAPNFSALDQDGKSHQLADYKGKKLVVFFYPKANTPGCTAEACDLRDNFERFKANNYELLGVSADPQKAQAKFKEKYDFPFPLLADEDKSVIQAFGVWGPKKFMGKEYDGIHRTTFVIDENGIIDEVISDVKTKAHAAQILK, from the coding sequence ATGACAACACTTAAAAAAGGAGATAAAGCGCCTAATTTTTCTGCTCTTGATCAAGATGGAAAATCACATCAATTAGCTGATTATAAAGGTAAAAAATTAGTTGTTTTCTTTTATCCAAAAGCGAATACACCCGGATGTACCGCTGAGGCCTGTGATTTAAGAGATAATTTTGAACGTTTTAAAGCTAATAATTATGAACTTCTTGGTGTAAGCGCTGATCCGCAAAAAGCTCAAGCAAAGTTCAAGGAGAAATATGATTTCCCTTTCCCCTTATTGGCTGATGAAGATAAATCCGTAATTCAGGCTTTTGGAGTTTGGGGACCTAAAAAATTCATGGGAAAAGAATACGATGGTATTCATAGAACCACATTTGTAATCGACGAAAACGGAATTATTGATGAGGTAATCTCTGATGTAAAAACCAAAGCACATGCTGCGCAGATATTGAAATAA
- a CDS encoding MBL fold metallo-hydrolase: MKVYFLGTGTSQGIPIIGSDHPVCKSTDFKDKRLRVSVWLSWENHSYVIDCGPDFRQQMLCSNCQKVDGILFTHEHSDHTAGLDDIRPFNFKQGEIPIYAHQRVIDNLKRRFDYVFETVNRYPGAPSVRTIEVVNNQPFSIGNKMAVPIDVMHAGLQVFGYRIDDFAYLTDVKTIEEIEIEKLKNLKVLVINALREESHIAHFNLQEALDFITLVQPEKAYITHISHILGFHEEVQKRLPKNVFLAYDNLQITI, encoded by the coding sequence TTGAAGGTATATTTTTTAGGCACCGGCACATCACAAGGAATTCCAATCATTGGGAGTGATCATCCAGTATGCAAAAGCACTGATTTTAAGGATAAAAGACTTCGTGTTTCAGTTTGGCTTTCATGGGAAAATCATTCATACGTAATCGATTGCGGACCTGATTTTAGACAGCAAATGCTTTGTTCAAATTGCCAAAAGGTTGATGGAATCCTATTTACTCACGAACATTCGGATCATACGGCTGGTTTGGATGATATTCGTCCCTTTAATTTTAAGCAAGGTGAGATTCCTATTTATGCGCACCAAAGGGTAATTGATAATCTAAAAAGACGTTTCGATTATGTTTTTGAAACCGTAAACAGATATCCTGGCGCACCTTCAGTAAGAACAATTGAGGTGGTTAATAACCAACCTTTTTCCATTGGCAATAAAATGGCTGTTCCTATAGATGTGATGCATGCAGGACTTCAGGTTTTTGGATATAGAATCGATGATTTTGCCTATTTGACAGATGTGAAAACAATTGAAGAAATCGAAATCGAAAAACTAAAAAATTTAAAAGTGCTAGTTATAAATGCTTTGCGTGAAGAGTCCCATATTGCGCACTTTAATTTACAGGAAGCATTAGATTTTATAACTTTGGTTCAGCCCGAAAAAGCCTATATTACACACATCAGCCATATTCTTGGTTTTCATGAAGAAGTTCAAAAAAGACTCCCGAAAAATGTTTTCCTAGCTTACGATAATCTACAAATTACAATTTAA
- a CDS encoding family 16 glycosylhydrolase — MKKILILLLIGNFCLAQQTKRKLVWEENFNGKTLNKEYWNIEIGDGCPNCGWGNNERQLYTDKNHKLVNGKLVITAKKEGNQYTSTRITTKSKKEFQYGRFEARAKLPVGYGIWPAFWMLGSNISEVGWPKSGEIDILEYIGREPHMVFTTLHTQDSHGNSINTKKTKFPDIEKGFHVFAIDWSKDKMDFYVDDLLVYTFNPVNKDENTWPFNQPFYFIINMAIGGNFGGPKVDDTIFPQNFVVDYIKVYQ, encoded by the coding sequence ATGAAGAAAATTTTAATACTATTGTTGATAGGGAATTTTTGTTTAGCACAACAAACAAAAAGGAAACTGGTTTGGGAGGAAAATTTTAACGGGAAGACTTTAAACAAAGAATACTGGAATATTGAAATCGGTGATGGCTGTCCTAATTGTGGTTGGGGAAATAACGAAAGACAACTGTACACGGATAAAAATCATAAATTGGTCAACGGTAAACTGGTTATCACAGCTAAGAAAGAAGGGAATCAATACACTTCAACACGAATAACGACAAAAAGCAAGAAAGAGTTTCAATATGGCCGTTTTGAAGCAAGAGCTAAATTACCGGTTGGTTATGGTATATGGCCAGCTTTTTGGATGTTAGGTTCTAATATTAGTGAAGTTGGTTGGCCTAAAAGTGGTGAAATTGATATCTTAGAATATATCGGCAGGGAACCGCATATGGTTTTTACCACTTTGCATACGCAAGATAGTCATGGAAATAGCATTAATACCAAGAAAACAAAATTTCCGGATATTGAAAAAGGTTTTCATGTGTTTGCGATAGATTGGTCAAAGGATAAAATGGACTTTTATGTAGATGACCTATTAGTTTATACTTTCAATCCGGTCAATAAAGATGAGAATACTTGGCCTTTCAATCAACCGTTTTATTTTATTATTAATATGGCTATTGGAGGGAATTTTGGAGGACCTAAAGTTGATGATACTATTTTTCCGCAAAATTTTGTGGTAGATTATATAAAGGTCTATCAATAA
- a CDS encoding RNA polymerase sigma factor — protein MANTQLPDALLVQDYVAGNEDALASLIKRHESKIYGFIYSKISDRDISNDIFQDTFIKVIRTLKSNSYNEEGKFLPWVMRISHNLIVDHYRKNKKMPMFRETEEFSIFSIMSDDSLTIENKLIAEQVEMDLKKLIEELPIDQKEVLVMRMYQDMSFKEISEVTGVSINTALGRMRYALMNMRKVIDKHQIVLTN, from the coding sequence ATGGCTAATACACAACTTCCAGATGCATTATTGGTTCAGGATTATGTAGCAGGTAATGAAGATGCCTTAGCTTCATTAATCAAAAGACACGAATCGAAAATTTATGGTTTTATATATTCAAAAATCTCTGATAGAGATATTTCGAATGATATTTTTCAAGATACCTTTATTAAGGTAATAAGAACCCTTAAATCAAATTCCTATAATGAAGAAGGAAAGTTTCTGCCATGGGTAATGAGAATTTCTCATAATCTTATTGTGGATCATTATCGAAAAAATAAAAAAATGCCGATGTTCAGAGAAACTGAAGAGTTTTCTATTTTTTCAATAATGTCCGATGACTCTCTTACTATAGAAAATAAACTAATTGCGGAACAAGTCGAAATGGATTTAAAAAAACTTATTGAAGAACTTCCAATTGACCAAAAAGAGGTTTTGGTCATGCGAATGTATCAGGACATGAGTTTTAAAGAAATTTCCGAAGTAACAGGTGTAAGTATAAATACTGCTTTGGGTAGAATGCGTTATGCGTTAATGAATATGAGAAAAGTTATTGATAAACATCAAATTGTTTTGACTAATTAA
- a CDS encoding family 16 glycosylhydrolase encodes MKKIIINIVSIFVLLLMVNCQEDNFSFGTIDTPSNLKVTAEILGKTALAPNGDGSGKIKFTTVADNAISYKYVFSDGTSTNAPSGNFVKTFTKPGVNTYTVTVLASGKAGITSNTTLEVTVFSSFKDEEAVKFLTGGTSKKWYWAQTEKGHLGVGPNVPWSDPVFGTKNYYPDFYAAAPNEKSATCLYNSVMTFSLAGDQLKFNLDNQGSTFYNGAIKGGDDACYDLNTAGDKIATLSPSESFVTMNPDHLTQTRGTMINITDGGFMGYFVGASSYEILSITENRMVVRAVMPGNTFLAWYHVFTTTPPGGTTTPAVDYTVLKWSDEFDVDGAPDSAKWAYDLGAGGWGNSEEQTYTNVAENVIVQGGNLKITAKKVGSGFTSTRLKSENKFEFTYGKIEVRAKLPAGAGTWPAIWMLGQDYATNSWPGCGEIDIMEQKGNQPNVIYGTLHYPGHSGGSADGKTTTITNSATEFHVYKAIWSPASVNIYVDDKLFHTVLNTSSLPFNKDFFLILNVAMGGTFGGAIDSAFTQSSMEIDYVRVYQ; translated from the coding sequence ATGAAAAAAATAATAATAAATATAGTATCCATTTTTGTCCTTCTTTTGATGGTAAATTGTCAGGAAGATAATTTCTCTTTTGGTACAATAGATACGCCATCAAATCTTAAGGTTACTGCCGAAATTTTAGGTAAAACAGCCCTTGCTCCAAACGGAGATGGATCTGGGAAAATAAAATTTACTACTGTTGCAGATAATGCTATTTCGTACAAATATGTTTTTAGTGATGGAACTTCAACAAATGCTCCTAGCGGAAATTTTGTAAAAACATTTACTAAGCCGGGTGTCAACACTTACACAGTAACAGTTTTGGCTTCTGGTAAAGCCGGTATTACCTCTAACACTACTCTTGAAGTGACTGTTTTTAGTAGTTTTAAAGATGAGGAAGCTGTAAAGTTTTTAACGGGAGGAACTTCTAAAAAATGGTATTGGGCACAAACAGAAAAAGGACATTTAGGAGTTGGTCCAAATGTTCCGTGGTCTGATCCTGTTTTTGGAACAAAAAATTATTACCCAGATTTTTATGCAGCAGCTCCTAATGAAAAATCAGCTACATGCTTATACAATAGTGTTATGACTTTTTCTTTGGCAGGAGACCAATTAAAATTTAATTTAGACAACCAAGGCTCTACATTTTACAATGGTGCCATTAAAGGTGGTGATGATGCCTGTTATGACTTAAATACAGCAGGTGATAAAATTGCTACGCTAAGTCCTTCAGAGTCTTTTGTGACTATGAATCCAGATCATCTTACTCAAACCAGAGGTACAATGATAAATATTACTGATGGTGGTTTTATGGGCTATTTTGTGGGAGCTAGTTCTTATGAAATCTTATCAATTACTGAGAATCGTATGGTAGTAAGAGCAGTAATGCCTGGAAATACGTTTTTAGCGTGGTATCATGTATTTACGACTACTCCTCCAGGAGGAACAACAACTCCGGCTGTAGACTATACTGTTTTGAAATGGTCTGACGAGTTTGATGTTGATGGTGCACCAGATTCTGCTAAATGGGCCTATGACCTTGGTGCCGGTGGTTGGGGAAATAGTGAAGAGCAAACGTATACCAATGTAGCAGAGAATGTAATTGTCCAAGGTGGAAATTTAAAAATAACGGCTAAAAAAGTAGGGTCAGGTTTTACTTCTACAAGATTGAAATCTGAAAATAAATTTGAATTTACATACGGTAAAATTGAAGTTAGAGCTAAATTACCTGCTGGAGCAGGAACATGGCCGGCTATTTGGATGTTGGGTCAGGATTACGCAACAAATTCATGGCCAGGTTGCGGAGAAATAGACATAATGGAACAAAAAGGAAATCAGCCTAATGTTATTTATGGAACGCTTCATTATCCTGGGCATTCTGGAGGCAGTGCAGATGGAAAGACTACAACAATTACAAACTCTGCTACGGAGTTTCATGTGTACAAAGCCATTTGGAGTCCTGCCTCAGTTAATATTTATGTAGATGACAAACTGTTTCATACGGTATTAAATACGAGTTCTTTGCCTTTTAATAAAGATTTTTTCTTAATTTTAAACGTTGCAATGGGTGGAACTTTTGGAGGTGCCATTGACTCTGCCTTTACACAATCTTCTATGGAGATTGATTATGTGAGAGTATATCAATAA
- a CDS encoding TonB-dependent receptor, whose protein sequence is MGTEIKLKGDKVIEQIPSIKDKALRINLNENIYGTFAEIGAGQETVRHFFRSGGSSGTIAKAMSAYDKDFSDAVYGIEGDGRYVTESRLKKMLTFEGELIEERLSREKHPNKMFFSYANTVATIDFAKQFKGHGWVGIRYQIEPDEAYNEIILHIRFKETDARLQQETLGILGVNLIYGAYYKYNDPKRLLRYLYDHLDKDQLEIDTINFSGPRFADVDNRLMSLQLVKNGMTDAVMFDPEGKNILPAAILYKKNILALRGSFRPVTKVNMDMYEKSLKMFLEENKVEKENTLVIFEITLSNLRSDGEIDERDFMDRAELLCSLGQTVMISNFQEYYKVVEYFANYTKARMGLAMGVNNLVDIFDEKYYRHLSGGILEAFGKLFYRDMKVFLYPMIGENGEVITSDTLKVHPRMKELYKFFKFNGKVVDINDYDPENLEVFSREVLKMISHGKAGWENMLPSGIAEIIKEHHLFGYAPSNVLNENNN, encoded by the coding sequence ATGGGTACTGAAATAAAACTAAAAGGTGACAAAGTCATCGAGCAAATTCCTTCCATAAAAGATAAAGCACTCCGTATCAATTTAAATGAAAATATTTACGGAACCTTCGCAGAAATTGGTGCTGGTCAAGAAACTGTAAGACATTTTTTTAGATCTGGAGGCTCTTCTGGTACTATAGCAAAGGCAATGTCTGCCTATGACAAAGATTTCAGTGATGCTGTTTACGGTATAGAAGGAGATGGACGTTATGTAACAGAAAGTCGACTTAAAAAAATGCTGACTTTTGAAGGGGAATTAATTGAAGAACGATTAAGCAGAGAAAAACATCCTAATAAAATGTTTTTTAGTTATGCTAATACTGTAGCTACGATAGATTTTGCCAAACAATTTAAAGGTCATGGCTGGGTAGGTATTAGATATCAAATTGAACCAGACGAAGCTTACAACGAAATAATTCTACACATTCGATTCAAAGAAACCGATGCTAGATTACAACAAGAAACCCTCGGTATTCTTGGTGTAAACTTAATATATGGTGCTTATTATAAATACAATGATCCTAAACGTTTATTACGCTATTTATATGACCACTTAGATAAAGATCAGCTAGAAATAGATACCATCAATTTTTCTGGTCCCCGTTTTGCTGATGTAGATAATCGTTTGATGAGTTTACAATTAGTAAAAAACGGCATGACTGATGCGGTTATGTTTGATCCTGAAGGCAAAAACATACTTCCTGCTGCTATTCTTTACAAAAAAAACATACTCGCTTTAAGAGGAAGTTTTCGTCCCGTTACAAAAGTTAATATGGACATGTATGAGAAATCATTAAAAATGTTCCTTGAAGAAAATAAAGTCGAAAAAGAAAATACGCTTGTAATTTTTGAAATCACTTTGTCTAATTTACGCTCGGATGGTGAAATTGACGAAAGAGACTTCATGGACAGAGCTGAATTACTTTGTTCTCTTGGACAAACAGTAATGATTTCTAATTTCCAGGAATACTACAAAGTAGTTGAATATTTTGCCAATTATACTAAAGCCAGAATGGGATTAGCCATGGGAGTAAATAACTTGGTTGATATATTTGACGAGAAATACTACCGCCATTTAAGTGGTGGAATCCTGGAAGCTTTTGGAAAATTATTTTATCGCGATATGAAAGTATTCTTATATCCAATGATAGGAGAAAACGGCGAAGTTATTACATCAGATACTTTAAAAGTCCATCCAAGAATGAAAGAGCTATACAAGTTCTTCAAATTTAACGGTAAAGTAGTTGACATTAATGACTATGATCCTGAAAACCTAGAAGTTTTCTCTCGTGAAGTTCTAAAAATGATCAGTCATGGAAAAGCGGGATGGGAAAACATGCTTCCTTCAGGTATTGCAGAAATTATTAAAGAGCATCATCTTTTTGGGTATGCCCCAAGTAATGTTTTAAATGAAAATAATAACTAA
- a CDS encoding alpha/beta hydrolase, translating to MNLSLEYKIREPKIKLDKNPLLLLLHGYGSNEEDLFSFATELPDEYYIISARAPYSMQYGAYAWYAINFDADENKFSDHEQAKISRNLIAQFIDELIQTYPIDAKNVTLIGFSQGSILSYAIALSHPDKVQRVVALSGYISEPILEENYLRNDFTKLKIFHSHGTVDQVIPVEWARKTKPFLEKLGINSTYKEYPVGHGVAPQNFYDFKNWLENN from the coding sequence ATGAATTTATCTTTAGAATATAAAATACGAGAACCTAAAATAAAATTAGACAAAAACCCGCTTTTGCTTTTATTACATGGTTACGGCAGCAATGAGGAGGACTTATTTTCGTTTGCAACTGAATTGCCTGATGAATATTACATTATTTCAGCAAGAGCTCCATACAGTATGCAATACGGTGCTTATGCTTGGTATGCCATCAATTTTGACGCTGATGAAAATAAATTTTCAGATCACGAACAGGCAAAGATTTCAAGGAATTTAATTGCTCAATTTATTGATGAATTAATTCAAACCTATCCAATAGATGCTAAAAACGTGACCTTAATTGGCTTCAGCCAAGGTTCGATTTTAAGTTATGCAATCGCCTTATCCCATCCTGATAAAGTACAAAGGGTAGTTGCATTGAGCGGCTATATTAGCGAACCTATTTTGGAAGAAAATTATCTACGAAACGATTTTACAAAACTTAAGATATTTCATTCACATGGAACTGTTGATCAGGTAATCCCTGTAGAATGGGCCCGAAAAACAAAACCATTTCTGGAAAAACTAGGCATTAATTCTACCTATAAAGAATATCCTGTAGGACATGGTGTAGCGCCGCAAAATTTTTATGACTTTAAAAATTGGCTAGAAAATAACTAA